Within the Flavobacterium sp. CG_23.5 genome, the region TCTTCCTTCGCTCATAAAGTGAATCGGAATTCCGGATGTGTTTGAAGTAACTAAAGTTCCCGGTTTTCTGAATTTTTCAATTTGTTCGAAAACCATTTTCTTGATGTCCAAACGTTCCACTACAACCTCAATAATCCAATCAACAGTAGCAATTTTTGCCATGTCGTCAGTGGTATTTCCAGTTGTGATTCTGCTTGCAAATTTCTGACTGTAAATAGGAGAGGGCTTCGATTTCAGGGAATTAGCTAAATGCTCATTCACCAATCGATTTCTTACGATTTTGCTTTCTAAAGTAAGGCCTTTTTTGGCTTCTGCTTCGGTAAGTTCTCTTGGAACAATGTCCAAAAGTAAAACCTCTACACCAATGTTAGCAAAATGACAAGCAATTCCTGAACCCATAATTCCGGATCCAATTACTGCAACTTTTTTAATTGTGCGTTTCATACGTAGTTAATATTTGTTTTTTTATTGGAATATGGTATCGCCATTCTTAATTATTGATTGTTTTTTGAATCATGGCGATGTCATTTTCTGTTTTTTCAGTTTGCTCCGCCAGTTCGCTGACGCTCGTGTGATTAAATATATTTTTGTCTTGAATCAATTCATTGATAGTTTCTGCTACTTCTATGAAATGTTTAAGTTTGTCTTCCGAAACGTGTTGTCGGATGGTTTCGTTAAATTTTAAAACGGTATTTTTAGAAAGTTCTCTTTTTTCTTTACCAAAATCAGTCAGGTAAATCAATACTCCTCGGCCATCATCTGGATTTTTCTTTTTAAGAATTAATCCTTTTTCCTCCATAGATTTCAAAGTACGAGTCAAACTGGTGGCTTCCATACCCATTCGAGGTCCTAAAGCGGTTGATGGTGTTCCATCTTCCTTGTCCATACTCAACAATGCGAAACCAGTTGCCATTGTTGCATCATATTTTGACGCTTCCTCATTATACATTCTTGAAACGGCCTGCCAAGTAGCTCTTAAAATATAATCTATTGTTTTGTCTTTCATATGTAGATAATATTTGTTTTTATTTGGGATATAAAGAGTATATTGTGTAAAAGAATAAAAAAGAATCTCCGTTTTAACAAATATATTAGACTTATCAACTATATCGATTTCAAATATAATAAAAAATACTATGCACGCATAATAAAATACAATTATTTTTTTGTTAAGAATTGTTAAAATAAAAAAAAACTCCTTAAAAAATTAAGGAGTTTTGTGTTTAATCATGGATTATTTAGATTATGATTTCTTAAAATTACCGCTATCCACGTCTTTCAAGAACTTGATTACCCCAGGGAAATAATGTTCTTGGTCATCATATTGTGAGCAATGACTTCCATTTGGACAATATAAAAAGCGACCATTTTGAACTTCTTTGGATATCCATTCCATATGTTTTGGATCCATGGTGTCATATTTTGCACCGATGACAAGTGTAGGAACTTTTATAGTTTTAAGTCTTGCAGTAACATCCCAATTTTTTAATGTAGCATCTCCAGTTATCCCAAATTCACTTGGACCTTGCATATAAACATATACGTTTGGATTTATATGTTTGAAAGCTCTATTAATAGATTCCGGCCATTTATCGATCGGCATTCTTAAAATATGTTCGGTATAATAATATTTATAAAGTAGTTCAGTATATTTAGGATTGGTGTAATCTTTGTTTTTTTCAAATTCTTTAATTTGCACAAATACTTTTGGGTCTAATTGTGGCCCGAGTACTTCATCTGCATATTTGTTATATGCCGGAGCACTCGCCATCATATTGGCAATGATCAATCCTTTTAGATTTTTTTGGTATTTTAAAGCATATTCCATTGCTAGAATTCCACCCCAGGATTGCCCCATCAGGTAGAAGTTAGAATTGTCTAGTTTCAATGCTTTGCGTACTTGTTCAACTTCCTCAACAAACCGTTCATTAGTCCATAAGCTATTATCGTTGGGCTGATCACTATAATAAGAGCCTAGTTGGTCATAGTAGATGTATTCAACGCTTTCATTGGGAAAGAAACCGTCAAAGCATTCAAAAAATTCATGTGTTCCGCCTGGACCGCCATGTAATAGTAACACTTTTATTGTTGGATTATTTCCAACGGTTTTTGTCCAGACCTTAAAGGTGCCTTTTGGCGTAGTAATAGGAATCATTTTAATTCCGCCTGTAAACTGATCATCCCGCTTTGAAAAATCTAAATAGTTTGCCTTAATCGAATCTACTTCTTTTTTTTCTTTACAATTAGAAAACATAAGAACAGTTAATAACGAACAAATTATGATTTTCATTTTCATAGCAATGCGATTTATTAAATTTTTATTACAGTCTTAATTATTACGGGTATTAAATCAATTAATTATAGATTTTATTGAATAAAATAATGTATTTTTCCATAACTATTTTTCGTTTTAATTTCAAAGTTGGAGTCAATTGTCCGCCTTCGATAGACCAAACATCAGGAGTCAATTCAAAACGTTTGATTTTCTCCCAATTACCAAATTTTTCATTCAATGTATCGATTTCTCCTTGAATTCGTTCGATGACTTTTTCGTTAGAGATAATTTCTTCGTTTGTTTTCCCAATATCAATTCCGTGAATGACAGCCCATTCTTTCAAGAAATCAAAATTAGGCTGAATGAAGGCTGCAGGCATTTTTTGTCCATCACCAATCACCATTATTTGTTCAATGAAACGCGATTGTTTCATTGTGTTTTCAATAAGTTGCGGTGCAATATATTTTCCTCCTGAGGTTTTAAACATTTCCTTTTTACGGTCCGTGATTTTCAAGAATCCGTCATTGTCAAAAATTCCTATATCGCCGGTGTGGAAATAACCGTCTATTATTACTTCGCTCGTTAATTTTTCATCTTTAAAGTAACCCATCATTACGTTAGGTCCTTTACATAGGATTTCGCCGTCTTCTGCAATTTTAACTCCCACGTTATCAATTACTTTTCCTACAGTCCCTACTCTGAAACCTTTGTTTCTCATATCATTTACAGATATTACTGGAGAAGTTTCGGTTAAACCGTATCCTTCCATTACTGGAATTTCGGCAGCTGCAAAAACTCTAGCTAATCTGGGTTGTAAGGCTGCACTTCCAGAGACCATTAAATCCAAGTTTCCGCCTAGACCTTCTTTCCATTTACTGAAAATCAATTTTCGGGCAATTTTAAGTTGCATTTCATACCAAAAACCATTGGCTCCATACGGTTCAAATTTCAACCCTAAATCAATAGCCCAAAAGAAAAGATTTCTTTTTATTCCAGTTAGCTCAGTTCCTTTAGCATAAATTTTATCATATACTTTTTCAAGTAGTCTTGGAACAGCTGTAATTACCGTTGGTTTTACTTCTTTAAGGTTGTCACTGATTTTATCAATTGATTCTCCAAAATAGACCGAAACGCCATAATATTGGTATAAATACAAAATCATTCTTTCAAAAATATGACAGATCGGTAGGAAACTCAACGCACGACTTTTTCCAGCTTCAAAAGGAATTCTCTTTGCACTGTCTAAAACATTGGATACGATATTTTTATGCGAGAGCATAACTCCTTTTGGTCTTCCTGTCGTTCCCGAAGTGTAAATTATAGTTGCTAAATCTTCTGTTTTTACATTGTTTTTTCGATTTTCAACATCATTTTGATTGCTTTGGTCGTCGCCAAGAATAAGCAATTCCTTCCAGTTTTTGCAGCCGTCAATTTCGTTGAATGAATAAACTTCTTTTAGATTTGGAATTTTATTTCGAATCAAATTTACTTTTCTAAGTACTTCAACATCCGATACAAAACAATAAATCGCCCCCGAATGGTTCAGGATGTATTCATAATCCTCTTCGCTAATTGTTGGGTAAATAGGAACGGTTTGTGCTCCCGTTTGCAAAGTACCAATATCCATAATATTCCATTCAGTCCTATTAGTAGTGGAAATAATGGCAATTTTATCATCTTTTTGAATGCCCATTTTCAAAAATGCCCTAGAAACAGCATTTGCTTTGTCAATGTATTCCTGAGTAGAAGTTTTTACCCAAACACCGTCCTGCTTGCTTACTAAAGCATCCGGAATGTTAGTATATTTTTCTTGTTGATAATAAGGAAAATCAAAAAGGCGGGAGATAGTTATCATTATAGATTATTGAATTTTATCGCAAATTAAATAAAAATTAACGATATTTTTTATTTTTCAAAAATTAAATAGCAAAATTAAACAGTAGCTTTCCCACTCAACGAAATCGTTTTCTTAAAAATTGGTATAAAGGATTGATTTTAAGTGTCAAAAGTGTTGTGATAGTAGATCGAAGTTTGATAGAGAACATTTGGAATCGCTGCGATAAAATCTAAATTTATGCAGATATATCTGTATGAAAAGTAAAAAACGTGGCCACTTGATAAAAAAAGCTTAAAATAGGCGTCTTTAATTGGCTTAACGTTTCTTAATTTATTCGCTAAAACAATCAATTTTTGCGTCGCTAGAACTGTTAGTATGCCTTATTTTGATTTTACAAATGAACAGTCAGTACACATGAGTTTTTATTATAATTAATAAATTTATATAACTGAATTTCAGTTAGTTAAAAAAATAATAAGTATATTTATAGTAGTATTAACCAACTAAATATTATTAAAATGAAAAAAGCATTACTGATTGTGATGATGGTTTTAACATTCATCACTTACGCGCAAAAAAAAGTCAACGGAACTATTTATGTTGAGCATCCGGCAATTAATGTGGTAGAATCAATGCAACAGGCATTTGTAAAAGGTGACTCTGTAAAAGTTGCCGGTTATTTAACGGATGATTTCAAATCGTTCAATGGATCTAATACCAATAAACAGGATAAAGGAATCGATAAAAAGGGTTTCATAAATCAATTAAAATTTTGGAACAGTAATATTGATTACTTGAGTATAAAACGTTCCGATGGTGCTTATCCTGATGCCTTAGAATACAAAGATGCGAACAATAAAGATGTGACTTGGGTGCAGACGTGGGATAACTTAAAAGGAGTTCACAACAAAACAGGTGTTGCCTTAGATATGCCAATTCACAGACTTTTTACCGTGGATAAGAACAACAAAATCAAAATGATGACTACCTATTCCGATTCAGGAATTTATAATGAAATAGGAGAAAGTTCTGTTGACCGAAAAAATGGAACTATCTATAATCACCATGATTACATTAACAAAATCAGGCTGATGATTCGTGCATTTGAAAATAAAGATTTTGCAAAAGCATACAGTTTTTATGATAAAAAAGCGCAGTTTAGAAATATAAATATGCCCATCGATGCTAAAAGTATGACTTTGGACCAAATGAAAGATAGCGATAAAAAAATGATGGATGAGTTTGAAATAACAAGTATTGATGTGGTAGGTTATCCAGATTATTTAAATTATGAAATGGGAAATTCCAAAGTAGTGCAATCCTGGTGGAACATGCGAATGACGCGCAAATCAGATAAGAAAAATGTAGTTGTACCCATATTATTCATAGACACCTTTAATGATGAAGGAATGATTGTGGATGAAATGGCCTATTTCAGTGATTCATTGATGAGTAAATGAAACGGAATTTTCTATAAAATCAAAAGCCGAAACAATTTGTTTCGGCTTTTGATTTTATAATTAAGAGAAAAGATAAATTCAATTATTCAATGTAGTCTTTACTTCTTTCTCCTAAGATAAACATTTTCTTTTTTTCAAAATGAATGGAAAAATGCACATTAATCCAATTGTTCGCGGCATCAGTTTCTGAAATTACTTCATTGTTTTTGTACCAAAGTGTGTAAACTGCATAATTAAATCCTTTATGAAATTTGGGTTCCCCATTTTTATCACATTCGATACCCCAAATCATTGCTGTTTTTGACAAATCATTCAACTGGAAAATTCCTGTTCCGTCTGGATTTAATTGTACAATGGGTTCGGTTTCACCTTCAAATAAATACGTTCCGGTTATTGGGTAATCTATATCTGTAGTAATATAATGATGTCCATCTTTGGCTGTGATTTCTTCGACTTTGTTCTGGGCATTGGAGAGCGTTGCAAATAACAGAAACGCAAGAAATGGGAGAGTAATGGTTTTTATCATTTTAGGTTATTTATGTTTTAAAGATTTTAAGGAATTATTTAGTTTTGATGGTGAGAATTTCAAATTGATAGCATCGACCTTGGAACAAAACTAATAAAATATCCTTTAAACTATTGTGTTAATCAAGTTGATTTTTGGCAGAATTGAAATAAAAATCTCTTGATTACAAATTCTTCATTATCATTTGTTGGCTAATTAGTATGTTTAGTTTCTGCTTTTATTTTGGTCGTTTGTATAAAGGTAAGGAGGTCAAGTATGCAAGCGCTTCCGCACCCAAATCTCCTTCTTTGCTAAATGTCCAGACAAATAAAGCTTTCAAAGGATGAACGCTGCGTATGCTTTCAATTGCCTGCAGTGTCAGTTGCTTTGCAATTCCTTTTCTCCGATATTCTTCTAAGACTAACGCGGAGCATAAATACAAAGCTTCATATGCAGTATCCAAAGGCGTCAGTTCAAATAGTTCTTTTTCAGAGATTTTATTTTCAAGAAATTGGTGCATTAAATTAAGTGTCGTCGGAATTAGTAAAACCCACGCCACAGGACCATTTCCAAAATCAAATTCTAAAACTGTTTCTGGATGTATCCTTTTTAATTGCTCGATTACCTTGTCATCTACATCAAGTTGGCTTGGGTCATTTTTGACGGCAAAAACAGTATCAGCCAGTTGTAACATCCGTTCAAAATTACTTTTTTGCATAGCTTTACTATAGAATTTTAAAAATTGATTTGTTACGCCAACAAGTGTGAATTTTGTGATGATTTTACAATAAATACCATAAACTGTAAATCTTGCAAAATAATCAAAAAATTATATAAAATTCAAGCTGTAGGTTCTACTTATCTTTGTAATATATAAATTCTGTTTAGTAATATTACAGCTAATTTGATAGGTTGGCAAAATGGCATCAAGTACATAGAGGTTTCCCAACCTTCCGTCTATGACCAACGAATCGGTACACGAGCTTGATACCCGTTAATTAGTATTGAATAATGATGTTACTAAATAGAATTTTTTATTTTATCCAAAGCTAATCAAATACCTCGTTTCGCCAATCATTTTAAAAATTAAGGGATCGAATTCAGGTGACGCGCAAGATAAACGCCCATGCTAAAGCAAGATTGAAGAAGATAGCCGCCCGTGGGTGCATCCAAATCGATCATTTCTCCAATACAAAAATGATTCTTCAACATTTTCAATTCAAAATTTTCATCTAAGGCATTCAAGTTAACTCCTCCAGTGGTGGATATGGCTTCGTCTAATAGGGCAAAACCCATTATTTCAATTGGGAGTTTTTTGATGTTTTGTGCCAAAAGTTCCGAATTAAGATAGGTTTCTTTTGAAAGGTATATTTTCAAAAGTCCAATTTGTGCCGGACTCATTTTAAGCTCTTTTTGTAATTTTTCGCTCGTTTTTTTTAAGGTTGATTTTTTGAGCTTATGAAGCAAATCATCATAGCTTAATGTTGGTTTTAAATCTAAGAAGATAGTAGCATTTTGCTTGTCATTAAGTTCTTCCCGAATTTGCGGGCTGATTGCATAAATGGCATTTCCTTCTAAACCAAAACGTGTAAGCACTACTTCGCCTTTTTGACTTTTATCGCCACAGCTAACTGCTATATTTTTAAGCGGATTTCCTTCATATAAGTCAATGAAATCAGGATTCCAGTTTACCCCGTAAGCGCAATTGGAGGCTTTAAAAGGAATAACTTCTATCCCTTGTGTTTTGAATAGTTCGAGCCATGTCCCATCAGAGCCTGTTACTTTCCAGCTACCTCCGCCCAAGGCGAAAACAGTATAGTCAGATTGAACTTCAATGGCATCATTGAAGACAAGATTATGGTCACTGTCCCAGCCTGTCCAAGTATTTTGATACTGAATGGTAACACCTCGTTTACTAAGCACATCTAAAATAGCGTTAAGCACTTCGATAGGTTTAATTCCGATTTCAGGATATATGCGTTTACTACTACCTATGTAAGTTGGGATACCCATAGTATCAATCCATTTTTGAAAATCAAGGTTATCAAAATCAAGTAGCGCTTCTTGCAAAAAATGCGATGGCGTATATCGATCAACAAGTTGCGCAATGGGTTCTGAATGAGTAAGGTTAAAGCCTCCTTTTCCAGCCACAAGGAATTTTCTTCCCAGCGTTTTGTTTTTCTCGTAAATGGTAACGTTAAATTTCTGAGGGTCGAGAAATGCGGCAAGCAAAAGTGCTGCAGGTCCTCCACCAATAATTGAGACTGATTTCTTCACGCTACAAAAATAAGCTTTGTTTAAGGATTTTACATACTGTAGTATTTATTATTGCCCATCGCCAGCAAAAAGGAAATATAATTCGACGGAATTTTATTGACTTGAGGCAAAGTCAATAGGAACTTGCGAACCGAGTCCACGCTAAAAAATTATTTAAAAACATTCCATTTCTTGTTTGAATGCTACATTTTCTTTTACTTTAAAATACTAGGCACGCATAGTATATTTAGTTATATTTGGTTCCATTAAAACCTTAAAAAATGACAAAGCCCAGCTTAACTTCCATTTTAAATATTAGTCAACCGCTAATAATGGCTCCTATGTTTCTAGTATCGAATACTAAAATGGTAATTGAAGGAATGAAATCGGGTGTGGCAGGTTGTATTCCAGCCTTAAATTACCGCACATTAGAGGAACTGCGCGCTTCAATTATTGAACTTAGAGCAGCTAAAGTTGTAGGTGGTAGTTTTGGTTATAATTTGATTGTGAATAAATCAAATATCAAATACAAAGATCAATTAGCTGTTTTGTGCGAAGA harbors:
- a CDS encoding nuclear transport factor 2 family protein produces the protein MKKALLIVMMVLTFITYAQKKVNGTIYVEHPAINVVESMQQAFVKGDSVKVAGYLTDDFKSFNGSNTNKQDKGIDKKGFINQLKFWNSNIDYLSIKRSDGAYPDALEYKDANNKDVTWVQTWDNLKGVHNKTGVALDMPIHRLFTVDKNNKIKMMTTYSDSGIYNEIGESSVDRKNGTIYNHHDYINKIRLMIRAFENKDFAKAYSFYDKKAQFRNINMPIDAKSMTLDQMKDSDKKMMDEFEITSIDVVGYPDYLNYEMGNSKVVQSWWNMRMTRKSDKKNVVVPILFIDTFNDEGMIVDEMAYFSDSLMSK
- a CDS encoding GNAT family N-acetyltransferase; the protein is MQKSNFERMLQLADTVFAVKNDPSQLDVDDKVIEQLKRIHPETVLEFDFGNGPVAWVLLIPTTLNLMHQFLENKISEKELFELTPLDTAYEALYLCSALVLEEYRRKGIAKQLTLQAIESIRSVHPLKALFVWTFSKEGDLGAEALAYLTSLPLYKRPK
- a CDS encoding proline iminopeptidase-family hydrolase, whose product is MKMKIIICSLLTVLMFSNCKEKKEVDSIKANYLDFSKRDDQFTGGIKMIPITTPKGTFKVWTKTVGNNPTIKVLLLHGGPGGTHEFFECFDGFFPNESVEYIYYDQLGSYYSDQPNDNSLWTNERFVEEVEQVRKALKLDNSNFYLMGQSWGGILAMEYALKYQKNLKGLIIANMMASAPAYNKYADEVLGPQLDPKVFVQIKEFEKNKDYTNPKYTELLYKYYYTEHILRMPIDKWPESINRAFKHINPNVYVYMQGPSEFGITGDATLKNWDVTARLKTIKVPTLVIGAKYDTMDPKHMEWISKEVQNGRFLYCPNGSHCSQYDDQEHYFPGVIKFLKDVDSGNFKKS
- a CDS encoding NAD(P)/FAD-dependent oxidoreductase, with translation MKKSVSIIGGGPAALLLAAFLDPQKFNVTIYEKNKTLGRKFLVAGKGGFNLTHSEPIAQLVDRYTPSHFLQEALLDFDNLDFQKWIDTMGIPTYIGSSKRIYPEIGIKPIEVLNAILDVLSKRGVTIQYQNTWTGWDSDHNLVFNDAIEVQSDYTVFALGGGSWKVTGSDGTWLELFKTQGIEVIPFKASNCAYGVNWNPDFIDLYEGNPLKNIAVSCGDKSQKGEVVLTRFGLEGNAIYAISPQIREELNDKQNATIFLDLKPTLSYDDLLHKLKKSTLKKTSEKLQKELKMSPAQIGLLKIYLSKETYLNSELLAQNIKKLPIEIMGFALLDEAISTTGGVNLNALDENFELKMLKNHFCIGEMIDLDAPTGGYLLQSCFSMGVYLARHLNSIP
- a CDS encoding AMP-dependent synthetase/ligase, whose translation is MITISRLFDFPYYQQEKYTNIPDALVSKQDGVWVKTSTQEYIDKANAVSRAFLKMGIQKDDKIAIISTTNRTEWNIMDIGTLQTGAQTVPIYPTISEEDYEYILNHSGAIYCFVSDVEVLRKVNLIRNKIPNLKEVYSFNEIDGCKNWKELLILGDDQSNQNDVENRKNNVKTEDLATIIYTSGTTGRPKGVMLSHKNIVSNVLDSAKRIPFEAGKSRALSFLPICHIFERMILYLYQYYGVSVYFGESIDKISDNLKEVKPTVITAVPRLLEKVYDKIYAKGTELTGIKRNLFFWAIDLGLKFEPYGANGFWYEMQLKIARKLIFSKWKEGLGGNLDLMVSGSAALQPRLARVFAAAEIPVMEGYGLTETSPVISVNDMRNKGFRVGTVGKVIDNVGVKIAEDGEILCKGPNVMMGYFKDEKLTSEVIIDGYFHTGDIGIFDNDGFLKITDRKKEMFKTSGGKYIAPQLIENTMKQSRFIEQIMVIGDGQKMPAAFIQPNFDFLKEWAVIHGIDIGKTNEEIISNEKVIERIQGEIDTLNEKFGNWEKIKRFELTPDVWSIEGGQLTPTLKLKRKIVMEKYIILFNKIYN
- a CDS encoding MarR family winged helix-turn-helix transcriptional regulator, which gives rise to MKDKTIDYILRATWQAVSRMYNEEASKYDATMATGFALLSMDKEDGTPSTALGPRMGMEATSLTRTLKSMEEKGLILKKKNPDDGRGVLIYLTDFGKEKRELSKNTVLKFNETIRQHVSEDKLKHFIEVAETINELIQDKNIFNHTSVSELAEQTEKTENDIAMIQKTINN